Proteins from a single region of Buchnera aphidicola (Cinara curvipes):
- the lpdA gene encoding dihydrolipoyl dehydrogenase, whose product MKKKICVNVVVIGGGPAGYSASFRCSDLGLSTIIIEKYGILGGTCLNVGCIPSKSLLHLTNLIKEIKEFSKYGINIGNNDPLDVSQIMKWKNNIIFKLNSGLESMAKYRKVDILPGIAKFLSKNELEVVHNNSIYNIHFDYAVIASGSSPIKLKNIDYKDKRIWNSTQALNFKIIPKNLLIVGSGIIGLEMASIFSSFGTKVDLIDNSERFFPMIDRDMSDIFLQYTKKYFNIYLNTSLINLKSSINGITINTKEKNNLLIDKIYDNVLISIGRKANTHYLDLSSVGIKTNDFGFIIVDNQLRTNISNIFAIGDVSGPPMLAHKGIYEAHIVAEVISGKKYFFDPKVIPSVAYCDPEISWTGIMEEQANLQGINCRSAIVPWKFSGKAISSNCSDKGITKLIVDSDSNRIIGGIIIGRHAGELLSEISLSIEMGCDIEDLALTIHSHPTLSESINIAAQLFNGTATDMINKK is encoded by the coding sequence ATGAAAAAAAAAATTTGTGTTAATGTAGTAGTAATTGGTGGTGGACCTGCTGGATATTCAGCTTCATTTCGATGTTCTGATTTAGGATTATCTACTATAATTATAGAAAAATATGGAATTTTAGGTGGAACTTGTTTAAATGTAGGTTGTATTCCATCAAAATCATTATTGCATTTAACTAATTTAATAAAAGAAATAAAAGAATTTTCAAAATATGGTATTAATATAGGAAATAATGATCCATTGGATGTATCTCAGATTATGAAGTGGAAAAATAATATTATTTTTAAATTAAATTCAGGTCTGGAAAGTATGGCTAAATATAGAAAAGTAGATATATTGCCTGGAATTGCAAAGTTTTTAAGTAAAAATGAATTAGAAGTTGTACATAATAATTCTATTTATAATATTCATTTTGATTATGCAGTTATTGCTTCAGGATCTAGTCCAATAAAATTAAAAAATATAGATTATAAAGATAAACGTATTTGGAATTCTACTCAAGCTCTAAATTTTAAAATAATCCCTAAAAATTTATTAATTGTTGGATCAGGAATTATTGGTTTAGAAATGGCTTCTATTTTTAGTTCTTTTGGAACTAAAGTAGATTTAATTGATAATTCTGAAAGATTTTTTCCTATGATTGATAGAGATATGAGCGATATATTTCTTCAATATACAAAAAAATATTTTAATATATATTTAAATACTTCATTAATTAATCTAAAATCTAGTATAAATGGTATTACTATAAATACTAAGGAAAAAAATAATTTATTGATTGATAAAATATATGATAATGTATTAATCTCGATAGGTAGAAAAGCTAATACGCATTATTTAGATTTATCTTCTGTTGGGATTAAAACAAATGATTTTGGTTTTATTATAGTAGATAATCAACTACGAACAAATATATCAAATATTTTTGCTATTGGTGATGTTTCAGGACCCCCTATGCTTGCACATAAAGGAATATATGAAGCACATATAGTAGCTGAAGTTATTTCAGGTAAAAAATATTTTTTTGATCCTAAAGTTATCCCGTCTGTTGCTTATTGTGATCCTGAAATTTCTTGGACTGGAATAATGGAAGAACAAGCAAATTTACAAGGAATTAATTGCCGATCAGCTATTGTACCTTGGAAATTTTCCGGTAAAGCAATAAGTTCTAATTGTTCTGATAAAGGTATTACAAAGTTAATTGTTGATTCTGATAGTAATAGAATTATAGGAGGAATAATTATTGGTAGACATGCCGGAGAACTATTATCTGAAATTAGTTTATCTATTGAAATGGGATGTGATATAGAAGATTTAGCTTTAACTATTCATTCTCATCCAACATTATCTGAATCCATTAATATAGCTGCTCAATTATTCAATGGTACAGCAACAGATATGATCAATAAAAAATAA
- the erpA gene encoding iron-sulfur cluster insertion protein ErpA — translation MSTYPLNITIKAINRIKKLLIIKKNLQLKLRIYITGGGCSGFQYGFELEKFIKNDDIHIVQSGIEIIIDPISFQYLNGGKIDYIENLAGSKFIVINPNAQTTCGCGLSFSI, via the coding sequence ATGTCAACATACCCATTAAATATAACTATTAAAGCTATAAATAGAATTAAAAAACTTTTAATTATAAAAAAAAATTTACAACTAAAATTACGTATATATATAACTGGAGGTGGATGTAGTGGTTTTCAATATGGGTTTGAATTAGAAAAATTTATTAAAAATGACGATATACATATTGTACAATCTGGTATAGAAATTATTATTGATCCAATTAGTTTTCAATATTTAAATGGTGGAAAAATAGATTATATAGAAAATTTAGCAGGATCAAAATTCATAGTTATTAACCCAAACGCTCAAACAACCTGCGGATGCGGATTATCATTTAGCATATAA
- the ftsZ gene encoding cell division protein FtsZ → MFEPSELSNDAVIKVIGVGGGGSNAVEHMVREKIEGVEFFAINTDAQALRKIAVGQTIQIGNNITKGLGAGANPDVGKNSAEEDKETLKSALDGADMVFIAAGMGGGTGTGAAPVVAEVAKELGILTVAVVTKPFSFEGKKRMNFAEQGLNELSKYVDSLITIPNDKLLKVLTRGISLLDAFGAANDVLKGAVQGIAELITRPGLMNVDFADVRTVMSEMGYAMMGTGSASGENRAEEASEIAISSPLLEDIDLSGARGVLVNITAGFDLRLDEFETVGNTIRAFSSDNATVVIGTSLDPQMDHSLRVTVVATGIGMEKRSEISFMRNKSSKELLIDYRNQSIQRNRVTKNIKKNTSHNVTPIKKYEKNFLDIPAFLRKKN, encoded by the coding sequence ATGTTTGAGCCTTCTGAATTAAGTAATGACGCAGTTATTAAAGTTATTGGTGTTGGTGGAGGAGGAAGTAATGCGGTTGAACATATGGTTCGTGAAAAAATAGAAGGAGTCGAATTTTTTGCTATAAATACAGATGCGCAAGCATTAAGGAAAATAGCAGTAGGACAAACAATACAAATTGGAAATAATATAACTAAAGGACTAGGAGCCGGAGCAAATCCAGATGTAGGAAAAAATTCAGCTGAAGAAGATAAAGAAACATTAAAATCTGCATTAGATGGAGCAGATATGGTATTTATAGCAGCTGGTATGGGAGGAGGAACAGGGACAGGTGCTGCACCAGTAGTAGCTGAAGTAGCTAAAGAATTAGGTATATTAACTGTAGCTGTGGTAACTAAGCCTTTCAGTTTTGAAGGTAAAAAAAGAATGAATTTTGCTGAACAAGGATTAAATGAATTATCAAAATATGTTGATTCTTTAATTACAATCCCAAATGATAAATTATTAAAAGTATTAACACGAGGAATATCATTATTAGATGCCTTTGGAGCTGCAAATGATGTACTAAAAGGTGCAGTACAAGGAATAGCGGAACTTATTACTAGACCAGGTTTAATGAATGTTGATTTTGCAGATGTAAGAACTGTTATGTCAGAAATGGGATATGCTATGATGGGAACAGGATCTGCTTCAGGTGAAAATAGAGCAGAAGAAGCATCTGAAATCGCTATATCAAGCCCATTATTAGAAGATATTGATCTTTCAGGAGCTAGAGGAGTATTAGTAAATATTACAGCAGGTTTTGATTTAAGATTAGATGAATTTGAAACTGTAGGAAATACCATTAGAGCATTTTCTTCTGATAATGCTACTGTTGTTATTGGAACATCATTAGACCCACAAATGGATCACTCTTTACGAGTAACAGTAGTAGCTACTGGAATAGGTATGGAAAAACGTTCTGAAATATCTTTTATGAGGAACAAGTCTTCTAAAGAATTACTTATTGACTATAGAAATCAATCAATACAAAGAAATAGAGTTACAAAAAATATAAAAAAAAATACATCACATAATGTAACACCAATTAAAAAATATGAAAAAAATTTTTTAGATATTCCTGCATTTTTGAGAAAAAAAAATTAA
- the ftsA gene encoding cell division protein FtsA, with the protein MNLSTKKNVIVGLEIGTTKIIVSIGEILQDGIIDIIGFGECNALGIEKGKINNLELLIECINKSIHEAEVMAKYKIYSVYLTISHEEIHCQNEIGIIPIKKKEVTKKDIDAVIKIAKSVKINNDHNILHIIPQEFSIDKQSGIKNPIGLSGIRIQANIHLITCNKNIKKNIIKAIKKCGIYVRKTIFTGLASSFSVLTEEEKNANVCLIDIGGENMNVCMYIKGSLYHNFVIPYAGNTITRDIAYAFSLPYSDAEFIKKKYGYAIEDISITCKNLEIFNQKGEKIINCYYHSLVEVIEPRCIELFNLVKNEILKLYSKNNIKNINNQILSNIVLTGGSSKIKSLSQCAKRIFNSNIKIKKPCNMSKIPKYLSKPEYSTIVGLLYYGKKHQQCYSQNKKKHGFLKYLLNQMKDWLTR; encoded by the coding sequence ATGAACCTTTCAACAAAAAAAAATGTAATTGTCGGATTGGAAATAGGAACAACAAAAATAATTGTTTCAATAGGAGAAATTCTTCAAGATGGTATAATTGATATAATTGGTTTTGGTGAATGTAATGCTTTAGGAATAGAAAAAGGAAAAATTAATAATTTAGAATTACTAATAGAATGTATTAATAAATCTATTCATGAAGCAGAAGTAATGGCTAAATATAAAATTTATTCTGTATATTTAACTATATCACATGAAGAAATTCATTGTCAAAATGAAATTGGAATTATACCTATTAAAAAAAAAGAAGTGACAAAAAAAGATATAGATGCTGTTATAAAAATAGCTAAATCTGTTAAAATAAACAATGATCATAATATTTTACACATTATTCCACAAGAATTTTCTATAGATAAACAGTCCGGAATAAAAAATCCAATTGGATTATCAGGTATACGAATACAAGCAAATATACATTTAATCACATGTAATAAAAACATAAAAAAAAATATTATAAAAGCTATTAAAAAATGTGGGATTTATGTAAGAAAAACTATATTTACAGGACTAGCATCTAGTTTTTCAGTTTTAACTGAAGAAGAAAAAAATGCTAATGTTTGTTTAATAGATATAGGAGGTGAAAATATGAATGTTTGTATGTATATAAAAGGATCATTATATCATAATTTTGTCATTCCGTATGCTGGTAATACTATTACTCGTGATATTGCTTATGCTTTTTCTTTACCCTATTCTGATGCAGAATTTATAAAAAAAAAATATGGATATGCTATAGAAGATATTTCAATTACATGTAAAAATTTAGAAATTTTTAACCAAAAAGGAGAAAAAATAATTAATTGCTATTATCATTCACTAGTTGAAGTCATCGAACCAAGATGTATTGAATTATTTAATCTAGTAAAAAATGAAATATTAAAATTATATTCAAAAAATAATATTAAAAATATTAATAATCAAATACTATCTAATATAGTATTAACTGGCGGTTCTTCAAAAATTAAATCTTTATCACAATGCGCAAAAAGAATATTTAATAGTAATATAAAAATTAAAAAACCTTGTAATATGTCTAAAATACCAAAATATCTTTCTAAACCTGAATATTCAACAATTGTTGGCTTATTATATTATGGAAAAAAACATCAACAATGTTATTCACAAAATAAAAAAAAACATGGGTTTTTAAAATATTTACTTAACCAAATGAAAGATTGGTTAACAAGATAA
- a CDS encoding Mur ligase family protein, with translation MIKKIDNIQELLNPWVNNIPHKKICNIKLYISKIKIGDLFIILQEKKKSKKKYIIKAIKHKANVILYETKKNKHGLCISTQFHTLIIYFKKLNQYIHKIYERFFNYPQKKLKLIGIIGTYGKTTVTNLIAQWEQLINKKIGIVKNLEKKIHKSKYNIYNKDLNNSIQKKLYYLVKKKINTSIIELSSNLLIKKQISHLQFESVICTTLNYNNLDGQKNMFQKEKIKFSFLNRKKIKTIILNGDENITHFWIKNLKNKKIISITTLKTDNIFNTKYWINATKIIYNTSHTTILFNSTWGSGNLKSSLLSDFNVNNILLALANLLLANYSLNILIKSSQFLNPINRKMEKIQKNNSPLFIINNIHSPQILYRILNSLKNYNYEKIWCILGYEEIRDISERKIIGNIVEQFSDFVIFINNHIQYKKKNLIIKDIIRGSYKKNKFFIFYNIEKAIQFIFSQTNKYDIILISEKEKKVKKIIKYINIILKKNF, from the coding sequence ATGATAAAAAAAATAGATAACATTCAAGAATTATTAAATCCTTGGGTTAATAATATTCCACACAAAAAAATTTGTAATATTAAATTATATATCTCAAAAATAAAAATCGGTGATTTATTTATAATATTGCAAGAAAAAAAAAAATCAAAAAAAAAATATATCATAAAAGCAATTAAACATAAAGCAAATGTAATTTTATATGAAACTAAAAAAAATAAACACGGATTATGTATATCAACACAATTTCATACACTAATTATTTACTTTAAAAAATTAAATCAATACATTCATAAAATATATGAAAGATTTTTTAATTATCCACAAAAAAAATTAAAACTCATTGGGATTATTGGAACGTATGGAAAAACTACTGTAACTAATTTAATTGCACAGTGGGAACAGTTGATTAATAAAAAAATTGGCATAGTTAAAAATTTAGAAAAAAAAATCCATAAATCAAAATATAATATATATAATAAAGATCTAAATAATTCAATTCAAAAAAAATTATATTATTTAGTAAAAAAAAAAATAAACACTTCTATTATAGAGTTATCTTCTAATCTTTTAATTAAAAAACAAATATCTCATTTACAATTTGAATCAGTAATTTGTACAACTTTAAATTATAATAATTTAGACGGTCAAAAAAATATGTTTCAAAAAGAAAAAATAAAATTTTCTTTTTTAAATAGAAAAAAAATAAAAACAATTATTTTAAATGGAGATGAAAATATAACACATTTTTGGATAAAAAATCTTAAAAACAAAAAAATTATTTCTATAACAACATTAAAAACAGATAATATATTTAATACAAAATATTGGATCAATGCAACAAAAATTATATATAATACATCACATACAACAATTTTATTTAATTCAACATGGGGGTCAGGAAATTTAAAAAGTTCACTATTAAGTGATTTTAACGTCAATAATATACTTTTAGCTTTAGCAAATCTACTTTTAGCAAATTATTCTTTAAATATTTTAATAAAAAGTAGTCAATTCCTAAATCCTATAAATAGAAAAATGGAAAAAATTCAAAAAAATAATAGTCCATTATTTATTATAAATAATATTCATTCACCTCAAATATTATATCGTATATTAAATTCATTAAAAAATTATAATTATGAAAAAATTTGGTGTATTTTAGGATATGAGGAAATAAGAGATATTAGCGAAAGAAAAATTATAGGAAATATTGTAGAACAATTTTCTGATTTTGTAATATTTATAAATAATCATATACAGTACAAAAAAAAAAATTTAATTATAAAAGATATCATAAGAGGTAGTTATAAAAAAAATAAATTTTTTATTTTCTATAATATAGAAAAAGCTATACAATTTATTTTTTCTCAAACTAATAAATATGATATAATTTTAATATCAGAAAAAGAAAAAAAAGTAAAAAAAATTATAAAATATATAAATATTATCTTAAAAAAAAATTTTTAA
- the rsmH gene encoding 16S rRNA (cytosine(1402)-N(4))-methyltransferase RsmH, which produces MIHIPVLLKEAINSLKIKKNGTYIDGTFGCGGHSLEILKNLGNLGKLYAIDRDPYAVKKGKKITDKRFSLNYGNFSDIKKYLNKNNYKKCINGILLDLGVSSVQINTAKRGFSFMKDGPLDMRMNNKIGIPAWRWLKETNQKEIEYVLRNFGEEKYAKKISFSIVDRNKKNVIMRTLDLVEIIKKSIPKKDKYKHPATRTFQAIRIYINKEIDELKKILNISLKILKKKSRLVIISFHSIESRIIKNFFKKNSNIKYIPKGLPITEKQIKKYNNKKKIKIIKKIKPSKEEVKKNPRSRSAILRIAEIL; this is translated from the coding sequence ATGATTCATATACCAGTATTACTCAAAGAAGCAATTAATTCTTTAAAAATAAAAAAAAACGGCACATATATTGATGGAACATTTGGGTGTGGTGGACATTCTCTAGAAATATTAAAAAATTTAGGTAATTTAGGTAAGCTATATGCTATTGATCGAGATCCTTATGCAGTAAAAAAAGGAAAAAAAATAACGGATAAAAGATTTTCTCTTAATTATGGAAATTTTTCTGATATAAAAAAATACTTAAATAAAAATAACTATAAAAAATGTATTAATGGTATTTTATTAGATCTAGGAGTTTCCTCTGTACAAATAAATACAGCTAAAAGAGGTTTTTCATTTATGAAAGACGGACCATTAGATATGCGAATGAATAATAAAATTGGTATACCTGCATGGAGATGGTTAAAAGAAACAAATCAAAAAGAAATTGAATATGTTTTAAGAAATTTTGGAGAAGAAAAATATGCAAAAAAAATTTCTTTTTCTATTGTAGATAGAAACAAAAAAAACGTTATTATGAGAACACTAGATTTAGTAGAAATTATTAAAAAATCTATACCAAAAAAAGACAAATACAAACATCCAGCTACTCGTACATTTCAAGCTATACGTATTTATATTAATAAAGAAATAGATGAATTAAAAAAAATATTAAATATTTCATTAAAAATACTAAAAAAAAAATCTAGATTAGTTATTATTAGTTTTCACTCAATAGAAAGTAGAATTATTAAAAATTTTTTCAAAAAAAACAGTAATATAAAATATATTCCAAAAGGATTACCAATAACTGAGAAACAAATTAAAAAATATAATAATAAAAAAAAAATAAAAATCATAAAAAAAATCAAACCTAGTAAAGAAGAAGTAAAAAAAAATCCTAGATCACGTAGTGCAATTCTAAGAATTGCAGAAATTTTATAA
- the ilvN gene encoding acetolactate synthase small subunit, with protein sequence MRRILSILLENESGALSRVIGLFSQRGYNIDSLTVAPTEDRKVSKLTIQTFGNKKTIEQIEKQLQKLIDVYNVIEITNKNYIEREILLIKIQIKDFDNLHKMNQLIEIYQGNIIDCFSEKYIIQITGTNHIIDSFINIAKKSFIIIESSRSGVININCH encoded by the coding sequence ATGCGTCGAATTTTATCAATTTTATTAGAAAATGAATCAGGAGCATTATCTAGGGTAATAGGACTCTTTTCACAAAGAGGTTATAACATTGATAGTTTAACTGTAGCGCCTACTGAAGATAGAAAAGTATCAAAATTAACTATCCAAACTTTTGGAAATAAAAAAACTATCGAACAAATTGAAAAACAATTACAAAAATTAATTGATGTCTATAATGTTATAGAAATAACCAATAAAAATTATATAGAAAGAGAAATTTTATTAATAAAAATCCAAATAAAAGATTTTGACAATCTTCATAAAATGAATCAATTAATAGAAATTTATCAAGGTAATATTATTGATTGTTTTTCAGAAAAATATATCATTCAAATTACAGGAACTAATCATATTATTGATTCATTTATAAATATCGCAAAAAAATCATTTATAATTATAGAATCTTCTCGATCTGGAGTAATTAATATAAATTGTCATTAA
- the ilvB gene encoding biosynthetic-type acetolactate synthase large subunit, whose amino-acid sequence MKLLSGAEMVIQSLIDLKINIIFGYPGGAVLDIYDAIFTIGKKKIKHILVRHEQGATHMADGYARCTGKIGVVLVTSGPGATNAITGIATAYMDSIPLIIISGQVSSDLIGFDAFQECDMMGISRPIVKHSFLVKKTEDIPLIFKKSYLLASSGRPGPIVIDLPKNILNQEIKKKYIWPNNIYIKSYIPEKKTNFKYIETALNILIKSKKPVIYAGGGVINSNSHSELFTLATILNIPVTMSLMSLGSFPGSHLQNLSMLGMHGTYEANMAMHYSDTILAIGVRFDDRTTNNVKKYCPYAKIIHIDIDPTSISKTIIADIPIIGDAKKILRKMLKIINKNKILNRSKSYLHKWWKRIDKWRKIKKIHYNEKEKMIKPQILIKTLYKLTKGNAYVTSDVGQHQMFTALHYIFNKPRHWINSGGLGTMGFGLPAALGVKIAYPKELVICITGDGSIQMNIQELSTAKQYNLAVLIINLNNKSLGMVKQWQDIIYSGRHSQSYMKSLPNFIALTKSYGHIGLTIKKPNEIIKKLKTAIKKVQSGSLVFVDVHIDPNEHIYPMQIKNGGMNEMILEKTG is encoded by the coding sequence ATGAAATTATTATCAGGCGCTGAAATGGTTATACAATCATTAATAGATTTAAAAATCAATATAATATTTGGTTATCCTGGAGGGGCAGTATTAGATATATATGATGCTATATTTACTATAGGTAAAAAAAAAATAAAACATATATTAGTAAGACATGAGCAAGGAGCCACTCATATGGCTGATGGATATGCAAGATGTACTGGAAAAATTGGAGTAGTATTAGTAACTTCTGGACCAGGAGCAACAAACGCAATTACAGGAATTGCAACAGCTTATATGGATTCAATACCATTAATTATAATTTCAGGACAAGTATCTTCTGATTTAATTGGATTTGATGCATTTCAAGAATGCGATATGATGGGTATTTCTAGACCAATTGTTAAACATAGTTTTTTAGTTAAAAAAACTGAAGATATCCCTTTAATTTTTAAAAAATCATATTTATTAGCATCAAGTGGAAGACCCGGACCTATAGTAATTGATTTACCAAAAAATATTCTAAACCAAGAAATAAAAAAAAAATATATTTGGCCTAATAATATTTATATTAAATCTTATATACCTGAAAAAAAAACTAATTTTAAATATATTGAAACCGCATTAAATATTTTAATAAAATCTAAAAAACCAGTAATTTATGCTGGAGGTGGTGTTATTAATTCAAATAGTCATTCTGAATTATTTACTTTAGCAACTATCCTTAATATTCCTGTTACTATGTCTCTTATGTCATTAGGATCTTTCCCTGGTAGTCATTTACAAAACTTATCTATGTTAGGGATGCATGGAACTTATGAAGCTAATATGGCAATGCATTACTCCGATACAATATTAGCAATTGGAGTAAGATTTGATGATAGAACAACTAATAATGTAAAAAAATACTGTCCTTATGCTAAAATTATACATATTGATATTGATCCTACTTCTATTTCAAAAACGATTATAGCAGATATTCCAATTATTGGAGATGCAAAAAAAATACTAAGAAAAATGTTAAAAATAATTAATAAAAATAAAATATTAAATCGCTCTAAATCATACCTACATAAATGGTGGAAAAGAATTGATAAATGGAGAAAAATAAAAAAAATCCATTATAATGAAAAAGAAAAAATGATCAAACCTCAAATTTTAATTAAAACATTATATAAATTAACAAAAGGAAATGCTTATGTAACATCAGATGTAGGACAACACCAAATGTTTACCGCATTACATTATATATTTAATAAACCTCGTCACTGGATTAATTCAGGAGGATTAGGAACTATGGGATTTGGACTACCAGCTGCTTTAGGAGTTAAAATTGCTTATCCTAAGGAATTAGTAATTTGTATAACAGGAGATGGTAGTATACAAATGAATATACAAGAATTATCTACTGCAAAACAATATAATCTTGCAGTATTAATAATAAATTTAAATAATAAATCTTTAGGGATGGTTAAACAATGGCAAGATATTATCTATTCTGGAAGACATTCTCAGTCATATATGAAATCACTACCTAATTTTATAGCATTAACTAAATCATATGGACATATAGGCTTAACAATCAAAAAACCAAATGAAATAATAAAAAAATTAAAAACTGCTATAAAAAAAGTTCAGTCAGGTTCTTTAGTATTTGTAGATGTACATATTGATCCAAATGAACATATTTACCCTATGCAAATAAAAAATGGCGGAATGAACGAAATGATATTAGAGAAAACAGGATAA
- the dapD gene encoding 2,3,4,5-tetrahydropyridine-2,6-dicarboxylate N-succinyltransferase gives MIKIKNKIEKIFKKKTQEKKYIITQKEKKDIRNTISLLNSGKIRIAEKINNKWITHQWIKKCVLLYLYSNNNKIIETSNNVFYDKIPLKYKDYNKLKFIKDSVRIVPNAVIRFGSFIDKNVIVMPSFINIGAYIGKNTMIDTWATVGSCAQIGSNVHLSGGVGIGGVLEPLQNNPTIIENNCFIGARSEIVEGVIIEKNSVISMGVYIGQSTKIYDRETGEIFYGRVPSGSVVVPGTLPSNKNNIQLYCAIIVKKVDKKTLEKTEINTLLRNI, from the coding sequence ATGATAAAAATAAAAAATAAAATAGAAAAAATATTCAAAAAAAAAACACAAGAAAAAAAATACATAATTACACAGAAGGAAAAAAAAGATATTAGAAATACAATCTCACTCTTAAACTCTGGTAAAATTAGGATTGCAGAAAAAATTAATAATAAATGGATTACACATCAATGGATAAAAAAATGTGTACTATTATATTTATATTCTAATAATAATAAAATTATAGAAACATCAAATAATGTTTTTTATGATAAAATACCCTTAAAATATAAAGATTATAATAAATTAAAATTTATTAAAGATTCTGTACGAATAGTTCCTAATGCAGTAATTAGATTTGGATCATTTATTGATAAAAATGTAATAGTAATGCCTAGTTTTATCAATATAGGAGCATATATTGGAAAAAATACTATGATTGATACCTGGGCAACAGTTGGGTCATGTGCACAAATTGGTTCTAATGTACACTTATCAGGTGGTGTTGGAATAGGAGGTGTATTAGAACCCTTACAAAACAATCCAACAATTATAGAAAATAACTGTTTTATTGGAGCTCGTTCTGAAATTGTTGAAGGAGTAATTATAGAAAAAAATTCAGTAATTTCTATGGGAGTTTATATTGGCCAAAGTACTAAAATTTATGATCGAGAAACAGGAGAAATATTTTATGGGCGAGTTCCTTCTGGATCAGTAGTTGTTCCTGGAACACTACCATCCAATAAGAATAATATCCAGTTATATTGCGCTATAATCGTTAAAAAAGTTGATAAAAAAACATTAGAAAAAACAGAAATAAACACCTTGCTACGTAATATATAA
- the map gene encoding type I methionyl aminopeptidase: MKKKIKNKFDIKQMRISGKITANVLEMIKPYIIPDISTEDINQICHDYITLKKKAIPACLGYNNFPKSICISINDVVCHGIPNKKLFLKNGDIVNIDVSVIKNDYYTDASKMFFVGEVDKKNKILCKKTRKSLYLSLKCIKPNNKINNIGKIIQKYIEKNKFSVVKEYCGHGIGKKFHEFPHILHFYNKKNNIRMKQGMTFTIEPMVNTQSSYVKCMNDGWTIKTKDGGFSAQYEHTILVTKNGCEIITHQKKEKIPKIFINI, from the coding sequence ATGAAAAAAAAAATAAAAAATAAATTTGACATTAAACAAATGAGAATATCAGGAAAAATAACAGCTAATGTATTAGAAATGATCAAACCATATATAATACCTGATATTTCAACAGAAGATATAAATCAAATTTGTCATGATTATATAACTCTTAAAAAAAAAGCTATACCTGCATGTTTAGGTTATAATAATTTTCCTAAATCTATATGTATATCAATAAATGATGTAGTTTGTCATGGAATTCCTAATAAAAAACTGTTCTTAAAAAACGGTGATATAGTTAATATAGATGTATCGGTTATTAAAAATGATTACTATACTGATGCATCAAAAATGTTTTTTGTAGGAGAAGTAGATAAAAAAAATAAAATATTATGTAAAAAAACAAGAAAAAGTCTTTATTTATCATTAAAATGTATAAAACCAAACAATAAAATAAATAATATTGGAAAAATTATTCAAAAATATATAGAAAAAAATAAATTTTCAGTTGTAAAAGAATATTGTGGACATGGTATAGGAAAAAAATTTCATGAATTTCCACATATTTTACATTTTTATAATAAAAAAAATAATATAAGAATGAAACAAGGAATGACTTTTACTATAGAACCTATGGTAAATACACAATCATCATATGTAAAGTGTATGAATGATGGTTGGACAATAAAAACAAAAGATGGTGGATTTTCTGCACAATATGAACATACTATTTTAGTAACTAAAAATGGATGTGAAATAATAACACACCAAAAAAAAGAAAAAATACCAAAAATTTTTATTAACATATAA